The Oxalobacteraceae bacterium OTU3CINTB1 genome includes a window with the following:
- a CDS encoding ABC transporter substrate-binding protein: MKLKAITIAATAICALGLSFAAQAQVSGDTIKIGMITDMSGLYTDIDGAGGAEAIKMAIADAGVVIAGKKVEFISADHQNKADIAASKAREWFDQQGVDMLIGGTNSGANLAMAKVAAEKKKVFISIGAGSARLTNEECTPYTVHYAYDTIALARGTGGAIVKQGGKSWYFMTADYAFGQSLEKDTADVVKAAGGKVMGSVKHPLSASDFSSFLLQAQSSGAQILGLANAGGDAINSIKAANEFGITKKMKLAGLLIFINDIHSLGLNLTQGMYLTDGWYWDQNQETRDWSKRYFAKMKKSPSMLQAADYSAAANYLKAVKAVGTDDADKVMAHLKANKINDMFTKNGVIRPDGRMVHDMYLMEVKKPSESKYPWDYYKVVATIPGDQAYATKAETKCSLWK, from the coding sequence ATGAAACTCAAAGCTATCACCATTGCCGCCACTGCCATCTGCGCGCTGGGGCTGTCCTTCGCCGCGCAAGCGCAAGTGTCCGGCGACACCATCAAGATCGGCATGATCACCGACATGTCCGGCCTGTACACGGATATCGACGGCGCCGGCGGCGCCGAGGCGATCAAAATGGCGATCGCGGACGCCGGCGTTGTCATCGCCGGCAAGAAGGTGGAGTTCATCTCCGCCGACCACCAGAACAAGGCCGACATCGCCGCCTCCAAGGCGCGCGAATGGTTCGACCAGCAGGGCGTCGACATGCTGATCGGCGGCACCAACTCCGGCGCCAACCTGGCCATGGCCAAGGTCGCCGCGGAAAAGAAAAAGGTCTTTATCTCGATCGGCGCCGGCTCGGCCCGCCTGACCAACGAGGAGTGCACGCCTTACACCGTGCACTACGCCTACGACACCATCGCGCTGGCGCGCGGCACCGGCGGGGCCATCGTCAAGCAGGGCGGCAAGAGCTGGTACTTCATGACCGCCGACTATGCGTTCGGCCAGTCGCTGGAGAAGGACACGGCCGATGTGGTCAAGGCCGCCGGCGGCAAGGTGATGGGTTCGGTCAAACATCCATTGTCGGCGTCGGACTTCTCGTCCTTCCTGCTGCAGGCGCAGTCGTCGGGCGCGCAGATCCTCGGCCTGGCCAACGCCGGCGGCGACGCGATCAACTCGATCAAGGCCGCCAACGAGTTCGGCATCACCAAGAAGATGAAACTGGCCGGCTTGCTGATCTTCATTAACGACATCCACTCGCTGGGCCTGAACCTGACGCAGGGCATGTACCTGACCGACGGCTGGTACTGGGACCAGAACCAGGAAACGCGCGATTGGTCGAAGCGCTACTTCGCCAAGATGAAGAAGTCGCCGTCGATGCTGCAGGCGGCCGACTACTCGGCCGCCGCCAACTACCTGAAAGCGGTCAAGGCCGTGGGTACCGACGACGCCGACAAAGTCATGGCCCATCTGAAGGCCAACAAGATCAACGACATGTTCACCAAAAACGGCGTGATCCGTCCGGACGGCCGGATGGTCCACGACATGTACCTGATGGAAGTGAAGAAGCCTTCGGAATCGAAATATCCTTGGGATTACTACAAGGTCGTGGCCACCATTCCGGGCGACCAGGCGTACGCCACCAAGGCCGAAACCAAATGCAGCCTGTGGAAATAA
- a CDS encoding branched-chain amino acid ABC transporter permease, producing MEIFGYPLSVWMSQLLLGLVNGSFYAMLSLGLAVIFGLLNVINFSHGALYMMGAFVAWMGMTYFGLNYWTMLLLAPLIIGVFGIVIEKTMLRHLYKLDHLYGLLLTFGITLLVEGVFRSFYGVSGQPFQVPDALAGATDLGFMVMPNYRAWVVVASVVVCLATWYVIEKTKLGAYLRAGTENPKLVEAFGINVPLMVTLTYGFGVALAGFAGVLAAPIIQVQPLMGQNLIIVVFAVVVIGGMGSIMGSILTGLGLGVIEGLTKVVYAPFSSTVVFLVMVVVLLIRPAGLFGKEK from the coding sequence ATGGAAATTTTCGGCTATCCCTTGAGCGTATGGATGAGCCAGCTGCTGCTGGGGCTGGTGAACGGCTCGTTCTACGCGATGCTGTCACTCGGCCTGGCCGTCATCTTTGGCCTTCTCAACGTGATTAACTTTTCCCACGGCGCCCTGTACATGATGGGCGCGTTCGTGGCTTGGATGGGGATGACTTATTTTGGTCTGAACTACTGGACCATGCTGCTGCTGGCGCCGCTGATCATCGGCGTGTTCGGCATCGTTATCGAAAAAACCATGCTGCGCCATCTGTACAAGCTCGACCATCTGTATGGCTTGCTGCTGACCTTCGGCATCACCTTGCTGGTGGAAGGCGTGTTCCGCTCCTTCTACGGCGTCTCGGGCCAACCGTTCCAGGTGCCCGATGCGCTGGCCGGCGCGACCGATCTCGGTTTTATGGTGATGCCGAATTACCGCGCCTGGGTGGTGGTGGCGTCCGTAGTGGTCTGCCTGGCCACCTGGTACGTCATCGAAAAGACCAAACTTGGCGCCTATTTGCGCGCCGGCACCGAGAATCCGAAGCTGGTGGAGGCGTTCGGCATCAACGTTCCGCTGATGGTCACGCTCACCTATGGCTTCGGCGTCGCTTTGGCGGGCTTTGCAGGGGTGCTGGCGGCCCCGATCATCCAGGTGCAGCCCCTGATGGGTCAGAACCTGATTATCGTCGTATTCGCCGTTGTGGTGATCGGGGGCATGGGGTCGATCATGGGTTCGATCCTCACCGGCCTGGGCCTGGGGGTGATCGAGGGCTTGACCAAGGTTGTGTACGCGCCGTTTTCATCGACGGTGGTGTTTCTCGTGATGGTCGTCGTGCTGCTGATCCGTCCCGCTGGCTTGTTCGGTAAAGAAAAATAG
- a CDS encoding branched-chain amino acid ABC transporter permease: MDKKIGYTIALAIALAAPFVGYPVFLAKLLCFVLFACAFNLLIGFTGLLSFGHAAFFGGAGYVAGNALKVWGLPTELGILAGVVGAALLGLVMGGLAIRRQGIYFSMITLALAQMVFFGALSAGEFTGGEDGLQGVPRGKLLGVVDLSNDTALYFFVLAIAVLAFALIVRIVHSPFGQVLKAIKENEPRAVSLGYDVDKYKLLAFVLSAALAGLAGSTKVLVQGFETLTDVHWTMSGLVILMTLVGGMGTLAGPILGAVIIIMLENKLGDWGIYLTRVTGIEWFNTIGEAVTMVIGLIFIVCVLLFRRGIIGEIVAKLGNKKPA; this comes from the coding sequence ATGGACAAGAAAATTGGTTATACGATCGCATTGGCGATCGCCCTCGCGGCGCCGTTTGTCGGCTACCCGGTGTTCCTCGCAAAACTGCTGTGCTTTGTGCTGTTCGCCTGCGCCTTTAACTTGCTGATCGGCTTCACCGGCCTGCTGTCGTTCGGCCATGCGGCCTTCTTCGGCGGCGCCGGCTATGTGGCCGGCAACGCGCTCAAGGTCTGGGGTTTGCCGACCGAGCTCGGCATCCTGGCCGGCGTCGTCGGCGCCGCCTTGCTGGGCTTGGTGATGGGCGGGCTGGCGATCCGCCGCCAGGGCATCTACTTCTCGATGATCACCCTGGCGCTGGCGCAGATGGTGTTCTTCGGCGCCCTCAGCGCCGGCGAGTTCACCGGCGGCGAGGACGGCCTGCAAGGTGTTCCACGTGGAAAGCTGCTCGGCGTGGTCGACCTGTCCAACGACACCGCGCTGTACTTCTTCGTGCTGGCCATCGCCGTGCTGGCGTTCGCGCTGATCGTACGCATCGTCCACTCGCCGTTCGGCCAGGTGCTCAAGGCGATCAAGGAGAACGAACCGCGCGCCGTCTCGCTGGGCTACGACGTCGACAAGTACAAGCTGCTGGCCTTCGTGCTGTCGGCCGCGCTGGCGGGCTTGGCGGGCTCCACCAAGGTGCTGGTGCAGGGCTTCGAGACCCTGACCGACGTCCACTGGACCATGTCGGGCCTGGTGATCCTGATGACCCTGGTGGGCGGCATGGGCACCCTGGCCGGTCCGATCCTCGGCGCGGTGATCATTATCATGCTGGAGAACAAACTGGGCGACTGGGGCATCTACCTGACCCGGGTCACCGGCATCGAATGGTTCAACACCATCGGCGAAGCCGTCACCATGGTGATCGGCCTGATCTTCATCGTTTGCGTGTTGTTATTCCGCCGCGGAATCATCGGCGAAATCGTCGCCAAGCTCGGCAATAAGAAGCCTGCATGA
- a CDS encoding D-(-)-3-hydroxybutyrate oligomer hydrolase translates to MHTKKITLALAGIALTACGHHHDEPEIINERPSFLGTITAKTYDGVSDDLLTAGLGATGLAGALSAYADPLNPTPAELRRNAIYANYRAIQDISSAAGYGRLYGPNVDVSGNPTTGEGKIAGSEFIAYADDGTGSKNVTLMVQIPASFDANNPCIITGASSGSRGVYGAIGTSGEWGLKNKCAVAYSDKGSGTGLYTFDDDSVNLQNGARAPRTAAARNSNFTPILSDADRAAFAASKPGRIAFKHAHSQQNPEKDWGNHTLQAVEFAFYMLNEQYGRYARDNTHHVVRFTPTNTITIGSSISNGAASALLAAEQDTKGLIDGVAANEPQIQPRTATGYSIRQNGVPVAGQGKWLIDYSTYAALYQPCIASTAAAPGRCTALVAKGLLTGADLAAQQEDARARLRAYGWLPDSDVLQASHALTTVLVAVTYANAYGRFSVTDQLCGFTFAPTDAAGSPVPFTPAQRAASFATQNGIIGTPVYEASVGGPKAYNVGVSPSTNLADQSLDGFLCLRALATGIDPVNGNALTGTLAEQSARVRSGAAEVLATGNLHGKPAIIAAGRSDTLMVVNFNSRAYLGLNALTEGPASKLRYIEVLNANHFDTFTSVFPQNIVPLHIYLFRALDAMMAHLRNPNVPLPPSQVVRTVTRPDAATPMTVANLPPFVQAPAPGNLINVSGTTVDVPQ, encoded by the coding sequence ATGCATACCAAGAAAATCACGCTGGCGCTGGCCGGCATCGCACTGACCGCTTGTGGCCATCACCACGATGAGCCCGAAATCATCAATGAACGTCCGAGTTTTCTCGGCACCATCACCGCCAAAACCTACGACGGCGTCAGCGACGATTTGCTGACCGCCGGCCTGGGGGCGACCGGTCTTGCCGGCGCGCTGTCAGCTTACGCCGACCCCTTGAACCCGACCCCGGCGGAATTGCGCCGCAATGCCATCTACGCCAATTACAGGGCCATCCAGGACATCAGCTCGGCCGCCGGTTACGGCAGGCTGTACGGCCCGAATGTCGACGTCAGCGGCAACCCGACGACGGGCGAGGGCAAGATCGCCGGCAGCGAGTTCATCGCCTACGCGGACGACGGCACCGGCAGCAAGAATGTCACGCTGATGGTGCAAATACCGGCCAGCTTCGACGCCAACAATCCCTGCATCATCACGGGCGCGTCGAGCGGCTCGCGCGGCGTCTACGGCGCCATCGGCACGTCCGGCGAGTGGGGCCTGAAGAACAAGTGCGCGGTCGCCTATAGCGACAAGGGGTCCGGCACCGGCCTCTACACCTTCGATGACGACAGCGTGAACCTGCAGAACGGCGCGCGGGCGCCGCGCACGGCCGCCGCCAGGAACTCCAACTTCACGCCGATATTGAGTGACGCGGACCGCGCCGCCTTTGCCGCTTCCAAGCCCGGCCGCATCGCCTTCAAGCACGCCCACTCGCAACAGAATCCGGAAAAGGATTGGGGCAACCACACGTTGCAGGCAGTCGAATTCGCGTTCTACATGCTCAACGAGCAATACGGCCGCTACGCGCGGGACAACACGCACCACGTGGTGCGCTTCACGCCGACCAACACCATTACGATCGGCTCCAGCATCTCCAATGGGGCCGCCTCGGCCTTGCTGGCGGCCGAGCAGGATACGAAGGGCCTGATCGACGGCGTGGCCGCCAACGAGCCGCAAATCCAGCCGCGCACCGCCACCGGGTACTCGATCCGCCAGAACGGCGTGCCGGTGGCGGGGCAGGGCAAGTGGCTGATCGATTACTCCACCTACGCCGCGCTGTACCAGCCGTGCATCGCCTCCACGGCGGCGGCGCCCGGCCGCTGCACGGCGCTGGTGGCCAAGGGCTTGCTGACCGGAGCGGATCTCGCTGCGCAGCAAGAGGATGCGCGCGCGCGGTTGAGGGCATACGGCTGGCTGCCGGATTCCGACGTGCTGCAGGCCTCGCACGCGCTGACCACGGTGCTGGTCGCCGTGACCTACGCCAATGCCTACGGCCGCTTCTCGGTGACCGACCAGCTGTGCGGATTTACGTTTGCCCCGACCGATGCGGCCGGCTCGCCGGTGCCGTTCACGCCGGCGCAGCGCGCCGCCAGCTTCGCCACGCAGAACGGCATCATCGGCACGCCGGTCTACGAGGCGTCGGTGGGCGGACCGAAGGCGTACAACGTCGGCGTCTCGCCAAGCACCAATCTGGCCGACCAGTCGCTTGACGGTTTCCTGTGCCTGCGCGCATTGGCGACCGGCATCGATCCTGTCAACGGCAACGCGCTGACCGGCACCTTGGCCGAGCAGAGCGCGCGCGTGCGCTCAGGCGCCGCCGAGGTGCTGGCGACCGGCAATCTGCATGGCAAGCCGGCGATCATCGCGGCGGGCCGTAGCGACACGCTGATGGTGGTGAACTTCAACTCTCGCGCGTATCTGGGCTTGAATGCGCTGACCGAGGGGCCCGCCAGCAAACTACGCTACATCGAGGTGTTGAACGCCAACCACTTCGACACCTTCACCAGCGTCTTCCCGCAGAACATCGTGCCGTTGCATATCTACCTGTTCCGCGCGCTGGACGCGATGATGGCCCACCTGCGCAACCCGAACGTACCTTTGCCGCCGTCGCAGGTGGTGCGCACGGTGACGCGGCCGGACGCGGCGACGCCGATGACCGTGGCCAATCTGCCGCCCTTCGTGCAAGCGCCCGCGCCGGGCAACCTGATCAACGTGAGCGGCACGACGGTGGATGTCCCGCAGTAA